CTGATGCCACCAGGACCGAAGATTTTCTCTGCAGGTCCCAAGTCGAAGTGCATATCTGAGAAATCGAACTTCTCCTTGCCTTTTGCCTGGAAGATTTCATCGTTCTGCTTGCGGAAGTAGCTGTTGCGCTGCTGCTGTTCAGTCCATGCAAGATACTCTTTCGGAGTGAGCATGAGAGGAGCCGAAAGCCAGGTTGAGCCCATGCGGTTGCCGATGATATAGCGGTCGATGGTATCGTTGTAGACTACCTGATATTGCAGATTATCAGGACGTTTCAGGTCGAGCGGACTCTGATAGAGGTCGCTCAGGGAGTAAGGTTGGGTGCGCTGAATCTGCCAGCGGGTATGCAGCAGCGAATCGGGAATGGTATCTTCATCGAGCTGCACGGGCTGGGCTGTGCTGGTATGGGTTTTCTTTTTATCGTCCTGAAGTTGAGGCAAAGCTATCGCATAGCCGAAGGTTGCCACCATCAGCCAAGCCAATAGAAAAGATATGAATCTTTGCTTCTGTTTCATCGATAAAAAACTCCTAACTTATTTGATTTGCTTCAATGCCAGTTTCACAACCTGTTCTACCGGGAGATCAGGCTGTGCCTTGAGGATATCTACTACTACCTTGGCTGATGGTGCTGGCGAGAAGCCGAGCATAGTGAGGGCGCTTACCGCCTCATCCTTTACGTCATTGTTCACCATCACCACATTGCCTCCGCTGGCTGGCAGTTCGTCAGCAATGCCAAGGCTCACGATTTTATCTTTCAGGTCGATGATGATTCGCTGTGCCGTCTTCAGTCCGATACCCTTCACGGTTTTCAGCATCTTGTCGTTACCAGTAGAGATGATTTCGCAGAGTTCGCGTGGCGAGAGTGAAGAGAGAATCATGCGGGCTGTATTTCCGCCTACTCCTGAAACGGTGATGAGGAGGCGGTAGAGTTCACGTTCCTGTTTGGTAGCAAAGCCGAAAAGGGTGAAAGAGTCATCTCTTCCACCAGTCACCAGCACTTCGTGAACATAGAGTTTCACTTCCTGTTTGCCCTGAATGGCAGTATATGTATTGAGCGATATATTGAGTCCGTAGCCCACCCCCGCAGTCTCAACAACAGCCAGCGCAGGTGTCAGCTCTGTCAGATCACCATGAATATATTCTATCATTTTCTTTTTCTCCTAATTAAATTAATATTTTAATAACGTGCGAAGGGCGGGATTATTGTAATAGAGTTCCATAAAATTACGTCCCGACGTAGCATGTCATACGTCCCGACGCAGAGCCAGAGACGTCGGGACGCAGCAAAAGCTACGTCAGGACATAATTCAAAGCACATCGGGAGGTATCGGAAAGGGGATGTATGATGTTTCGCAACAAAATAACGAAACTGTAAGGCTCTTGCTGCAGATACCTTACAAATCTCCGCTTATTCATACCTAAAAACTATGATTTTACTACTTTTTGCAACTTTTATGAGTTAAAATTCTATTAAAACGTCACGTATTTCAAGAAAAAGCTATACTTTTGCAACCGGAAATAGAATAAAGAGCGGAAAACATATCCGTTGGATGACTAAACCGCAAGAAATAAAAGAAATTAAAACAACAAAATAAAAGAAATAAGACAATGAAGAAATTTAGAGCAGCCGTAGTAGGATACGGCAACATCGGTAAGTTTACTGTTGAGGCACTCGAAGCAGCTCCTGACTTTGAGATTGCAGGTATTGTACGTCGCCAGGGTGCCAAGGACAAACCAGCTGAGTTGGCAAACTATGAAGTAGTAGATGACATCACCAAGTTGAAGGATGTAGATGTTGCTATCCTCGCAACCCCTACCCGCTCTTGCCCTGAGTATGCAGAGAAGATCGTTGCCCTCGGTATCAACACCGTAGACAGCTTCGATATCCACACCAGCATCCTCGACTACCGTACTAAGCAGATGGAGAACTGCAAGAAGGCTGGCAAGGTAAGCGTTATCTCTGCTGGTTGGGATCCAGGTTCTGATTCTATCGTACGTGTTCTGATGGAGAGCCTTGCTCCTAAGGGCTTGACATACACCAACTTCGGTCCTGGTATGAGTATGGGTCACTCAGTTTGTGTTCGTGGCAAGAAGGGCGTAAAGGAAGCGCTCTCTGTAACTATCCCATTGGGTGAGGGTATCCACCGCCGTATGGTTTATGTAGAGTTGGAAGAAGGTGCCAAGCTTGAGGATGTAACAGCCGAAATCAAGGCCGATCCATACTTCGCTCATGATGAGACCCACGTATTTGCCGTAGCATCAGTAGATGATGTAAAGGATATGGGTCATGGTGTGAACCTCGTTCGCAAGGGTGTATCAGGCAAGACCCAGAACCAGCGTTTCGAGTTCAACATGAGCATCAACAACCCAGCCCTCACCGCTCAGGTATTAGTTAACGTGGCTCGTGCTTCATTCCGTCTGCAGCCAGGTTGCTACACCATGCCAGAGATTCCAGTTATCGATATGTTGCCAGGAACCCGTGAGGAAATCGTTGCAACACTCGTATAATTGGGAGTGAAGAAAGAAGAGTGAAGAGTGAAGAATTCACTTGCATCACAATAATAAAACGGCTCGCAAGAAGTTTCGATTTCTTGCGAGCCGTTTCCATTTATTTCTTTCGAGTTTACTCATTCTCGTCTGTTGACCAGACAATGATTTACAAGGAATTTTGTTTACATATACAACTATACGAACACCCCATAATTACACCTATCCGCGATTAAGATTTCTCGATTTTTACACATATCCGCGATTAATATTTTCCGTTTTTTACACCTATCCGCGATTATCGGACAGTACAACTATACACATATCCGCGATTATCTCCAAGAAAAAGCCAGTTTTTTAATATCTTTTAATTTTAAGAATAAGATGATAGCGATACGCAAGATCATAATATTGGGAATAGTATAAACATCATGCTTTAAGTCCATTGTAGCTTTGTTTTATAATCCATTGCAAGCATGTGCATTAGCTACAGAAGCCGTATCTATCGGCCTGAAGAAGTAGATCTATCCAATAGTCGGCAGCCGCCAGCAAGGTTGCTGGCATATGGCAGCAACATTGTCGGCATATGGCAGCAAGGTTGCTGGCAGCTGCCGGCAACCATACGAAACTATATTTAAAAGGTAAACAATATAGGTTTCTAAGACTATTTAAATAACTTATCAAAAGCTATATTATTTATGCGTCATGATATCAAGCACCATATCATCGGTAGCTCTCATCGCATCGGCACCGATGCTCGTGAGGTTGTGGATGCACTTATCCACATCATCATCTACGATACCCTCGGCAGAGGTGACACACTTGCCTTCCATAGAAAGGAGGGCGGAAAGAAGAGCAGTGCTGACACCTGATGAAATCTTCAGGGCACAACTTGGTTTCGCTCCGTCACAAATCATACCGGTGAGATTGGCTATCATATTCTTGACAGAATTGCAGATGCGGGTATAATCGCCACCCATCAGATAGGTAATGCCGCAACTGCTGCCAGTACTGGCTACCACACAACCGCAAAGAGCTGAAAGCTTGCCTAAGCTCTGCTTGATATAGATGGCAGTCAGATGACTGAGCATCAGGGCACGGATTATTTCCTCCTCGGTATTCTCGTTCTCTAGCGCATAAACCACCACAGGGTTCGTTGCACAGATGCCCTGGTTGCCGCTGCCACTGTTACTCATCACCGGAATCATGGCGCCACCCATACGGGCATCGCAGGCTGAAGCGGTGCTGGAGATGATATGCGAGAAAATATT
This Segatella copri DSM 18205 DNA region includes the following protein-coding sequences:
- the ruvA gene encoding Holliday junction branch migration protein RuvA; protein product: MIEYIHGDLTELTPALAVVETAGVGYGLNISLNTYTAIQGKQEVKLYVHEVLVTGGRDDSFTLFGFATKQERELYRLLITVSGVGGNTARMILSSLSPRELCEIISTGNDKMLKTVKGIGLKTAQRIIIDLKDKIVSLGIADELPASGGNVVMVNNDVKDEAVSALTMLGFSPAPSAKVVVDILKAQPDLPVEQVVKLALKQIK
- a CDS encoding diaminopimelate dehydrogenase is translated as MKKFRAAVVGYGNIGKFTVEALEAAPDFEIAGIVRRQGAKDKPAELANYEVVDDITKLKDVDVAILATPTRSCPEYAEKIVALGINTVDSFDIHTSILDYRTKQMENCKKAGKVSVISAGWDPGSDSIVRVLMESLAPKGLTYTNFGPGMSMGHSVCVRGKKGVKEALSVTIPLGEGIHRRMVYVELEEGAKLEDVTAEIKADPYFAHDETHVFAVASVDDVKDMGHGVNLVRKGVSGKTQNQRFEFNMSINNPALTAQVLVNVARASFRLQPGCYTMPEIPVIDMLPGTREEIVATLV